From a single Ascaphus truei isolate aAscTru1 chromosome 2, aAscTru1.hap1, whole genome shotgun sequence genomic region:
- the LOC142488744 gene encoding anterior gradient protein 3-like produces MLPSALAFSLLLIAFSSNLAMAIKKEKRSPQTLSRGWGDDITWVQTYEEGLYKAKQSNNPLMVIHHLEDCQYCEALKKVFAESAEAQELAQENFIMLNLMHETTDKHLAPDGQYVPRIMFVDPSLTVRADITGRYSNRLYTYEPQDLPLLIENMKKALRLVQTEL; encoded by the exons ATGTTGCCTTCTGCACTCGCCTTTTCCCTCCTGCTTATCGCTTTCTCATCCAACTTGGCCATGGCAAtcaaaaaagagaaaagatcTCCACAGACATTATCAAGAG GCTGGGGAGATGACATTACATGGGTTCAAACATATGAAGAAGGACTTTATAAAGCAAAACAAAG TAATAATCCCCTAATGGTAATTCATCATTTGGAAGATTGTCAGTACTGCGAAG CGTTAAAGAAAGTATTTGCAGAAAGTGCTGAAGCTCAGGAACTAGCCCAAGAAAATTTCATAATGCTCAATCTTATG CATGAAACTACAGATAAACACCTTGCTCCAGATGGACAATATGTGCCTAGAATAATGTTTGTTG ATCCATCTCTTACAGTAAGAGCTGATATTACAGGACGGTACTCTAATCGCCTTTATACTTATGAACCACAAGACCTGCCGTTAT